The window GGCGTTGTCGCCCAGGCCACCGCAACAGGTGAAGCTCGACCGCGGCCAGGGCTATGATGCCCGCCTGAGCTGGAACGACCCGGCCCCCATGAACGACCTGGCCGGCTACAAGGTCTACATCCGGCAGACCACCTCCCCAGTCTGGCAGAAGGAACTGTTTGTGCGCAACGCCACCGTGGCCGCCATCAAAGGGTTGTGCATCGACGATTATTTCTTTGCCGTCGCTGCCGTGGACCGTGACGGCAACGAAAGCCTGCCTTGCTTTGCCACCCTGGGCCAATGAGGAAGGGCTGTGCGGGCACCGTGCGAGTTGCCAGGGGCAGGCTGCGCGCAAGCGGGTTGATGGTCTCCGCGGGTCGATCGCCCAGGCGCCGCCCGTCTTCCTTGCCGTGCATAGCCTTTCCGCGAACTATCCGCGGGGGCTTGCCTACTTTCCTGGGGCGACGTTGCTGCTTGTGGGACTACTCGCCGCGCGGCCTGCACTGTACCGTGTACCCAATGACCCGCGGCTCTGCTTCCCCGGCTCCCCATCGCCCTGGAGGCCCTCAAGGGGCTTAGCTGTGGGAGGCAAGGGCCTCATGGCTATCCTGCCCAGCAATCGATGGTGAAGACAACCTGTCCCGCACCAGGCCGAAGGAGCAGAGTGCCTGCCTCTTCTGTGCCTTGAGTGGCCAACGGGCGCTGCGCTGGAAGACCGACGAGTCCCTGTACGTGGCCGGGAACATGGCTTTGAGGCCGGACGAAAGCATCCGTGCGGTCGGGAAGGGCAATCTCCTCCTGTGCTTTGATCGCCAGGGTCAACTCAAGTGGGGGTAGCTTTGGTTGCCGGACTGAGCTGGGCAGCAGGGGGCTGCTGCTGGACTCTGAGGGTGCGGCGTACCTGCTTACCGTTGTCGCTTGGCACCGGCCTTGGACAAGTTCGGGCGGCAGGCATTCGCGTGTGAGTTGCCTCAGCGCGACGGGTCTGGCGAGCGGAGCGATTTCTGCAGACGGGCGGCTCGACCCTCTTGGTGAGTGGGGACTCTTCAGCATCCAGTAGGAGGGGAATGGCGCTGCGTAGTCGCCAAAGCCCAGGTGCGGAGCCTTGTTGCCGCCGACAGGGCAGTGAGCGCGCTCGGGCGCGGGCTTCCTCGGAGCTAACCGGTTCACAGGTTCCCGTGGCTGAGGAACGGGAAGGCGAAGCGGCATGGCAGAAGTTGCGGGGCAGAGTTCTTGCCCAGGCTCCAGGTGCGTACTCCTCGAGTTTTGCCTTCTTGCTCTGCCCGAAAAAGACCTTGCTTCTTTGCCTTCCCGGTTGTATATTTTTAGCGCCAGCTGAAAACCCCGACGCGGCCCGTTTTCTCTCGCTACTGGCTAACTATGGGGACGACATGGTTTCGACGGGAGTCGCGGGGTTAGAGACTGCATGCCGAGGTTCCAGCACCTCGTAAAACCGCTGGAAGCTAAATGTAAACGCAGACAATGCGTATGCTCTGGCTGCCTAATTAGTGCAGCCACGTCCCTTGCGGGCTTAGCCCACTGGGCCCGTGCCGGGGCGTCGCTGACAGTGGGATAGCTGAGGACGATGCTCAGGCGTCCTTGGCGAATCTTCCCTGAGCTGGCCCGCTCCGGGCTTGGCCGGTTGCGCCTGGAGCAGGCGAGAGCAAGCAACGGGCTAAGCATGTAGAGGTCTCTAAGACCGGGCTTTCGGACGTGGGTTCGATTCCCACCGTCTCCACCAGATGTTGTGAAGGCCGTGAGCACCTCTTGCTCCGGTCTTTTCAGTCCACACGGCAAGCCGACGACTAACGCGCTTCGAGTCCATGACCGAACGACCTGCCCTCAGCACTGTTTACTTTGCCCCACTCCGCAGGCAGGACCCGCCGGCAGTTGTCGAGGGCACCCTGCACCGCCTTTGTCACAAGGCCGGCATGCGCCAGGTGGTGGCGCCCAAAGACTATGTAGCGGTCAAGCTCCACTTTGGCGAAGAGGGAAATGGCACCCACCTGCCGCCCTCTCTGGTGCCACCCATAGTCTCGTTCATCAAGGAGTGTGGGGGACGGCCGTTTCTGACGGACACCTGTGTGCTGTACCGAAGCCCCAGGAACAACGCCATCACGCATCTGGAGCTGGCGCACGCGCATGGCTTCACCTTGGAGGCAACGGGGGCGCCCGTGGTGATGGCGGACGGGGTATTCGGGGACAACGAAGTCGCCGTCCCTATCCCTGGTAAGCTGTTTGCAGAAGTTTCCTTGGCCCGTGAGGCCATGCGCGCCAATGCGCTGGTGGTGGTCAGCCATGTGACTGGGCATGTGGCGGCCGGCCTTGGCGCAACCATCAAGAACTTGGGTATGGGGATGGCCAGCAGACGCGGCAAGCTGCGCCAGCACTCGGCCATGAAACCGCAGGTCAAGCCCGAAGCCTGTACCGGCTGCGGTGAGTGCGTGCGCTGGTGCCCGGAGCAAACCATCGAAATGGGCGACGGGGTGGCCTTCATCGCCAGCCAGGGGTGCATCGGCTGCGGCGAATGCCTCACTACCTGCCGCTTCGATGCCATCCGCTACGACTGGAAGGTTGCGGGCGATGACCTGCAGCGCAAGATCGCTGAGCATGCCCTCGGCGCCGTCATCCAGCGGCGGGACAAGGTGCTGTGCTTCAACTTTATCGTTTCTGTGACCAAAGACTGCGACTGCCTGGCTGTGGCGCAGTCGCCGCTGTTTGCGGACATTGGCGTGCTGGCCAGCCGCGATCCGGTGGCCATTGACAAGGCTGCGCTGGACCTCATTGCCCAACGGGTGGGCAGGCCATTGCACCAGATGGCTTATCCCAAGGTGGACGGGATGGTGCAGCTGGCCCACGCCGAGGCTATTGGCTTAGGCACTACTGCATACCAGCTGATTGAAGTGCGTTGAGGCGTGGAGAAAGCTCTGTTTCGTGACGGAACGCACACGACAAATTGGCACGCTTTACTACCTTTTACTTAGCGGTGAACCAGGCGCCCGGGAGGAGCCACGAGCGAGCAGACCGGAAGCAAGGACGAGAGAACTTGGGCACTGTTTTGCCACATCGGTGCCCTGGCCGGCTTTGTGTTCCTCTTTGGCCACATCATCGCGCCGCTGGTGATTTGGCTGATCAAGAAGGAAGAGCTGCCCTTGGTGGACGACCAGGGCAAAGAGTCGCTTAACTTCCAAATTAGCTTGACCATCTACCTCGTGGCTGCAGGGTTGCTGAGCTTCGTGCTCATCGGCATCTCCCTCCTCATAGCGCTGGGCATTTTCGGCCTGGTGGAGGTCATCATCGCGGCCGTGCGGGCCAATGAAGGAGAGCGCTTCCGCTACCCGCTGAACCTGCGCCTCATCAAGTAGTGCGCGGCAGGCAGAGGCCGTGGCAGAAGGCGAAGGTCTTGCCGACGGTTCGCCTCGTTGCCCCGGCCAACGGGTACCGTGCGAACGCCGGCGGCCGCTAAATAGCTGGAGGTCAACAAATGAGATGGCCAAAGTCTGTCGTGGTGGGGGCGTGTGCCCTCTTCGTGGCGGCGGCGATGCCCGCATTTGCCCAGGTGGCCAAGACGCTTGATCGCCCGTGGCAGCCGGTGGTCGTCGACGCGAACTCTTTTCCTCAGCTCCATGCGACCCCGGTTGCGCACCTGCACCTATTTGCCTACCACAGCCAACAAGCGGGAGGCGTGTGGGAGCCGATCCCTTTCCAGATCGACGAGAAAGACTCCACGGATTTCTTCACTTTTCCCCATAACCAGCTATTCGACGGCTTTGACCAACTGGTGTTCATGGTGCGCGACCTGGGCGACCAGGCACCACCAGAGGCATGGATCGATGACGTGGAGTCCAGAAGCCACCCGCGCTTGGCGATAGAGGTGGCTGACGCAGCGGATCCCACGCAAAGAGCCTGGGCCTACCTCTACGTGAGCTCGGCCATCACCACGCCCGCGCCGGATCCGTATGGTGCGTCGTGGCACTGGGTAGGGCCCGACTCCGAGTGGGTGGAGACGAGTAGCTACGCGGTCGGCTTTGCTCCCTCCGGCCTGATTGGCGATGCACGCATCAAACCTGAAGGGGGCGGCTCCGGCGTGCACCTGGTGGACACGCAGAAGCTGCGCATGGTGGGCTACTTCAGGTACGATGGGCTGGCCTTCAACCTGGGGAAAAGCGGCAACCCTCCAGGCAATGAGCGGGACTTCTTCCGCAGGGTCCCAGACTCCACCAGGGTGCTTGCCGGAGCGGTGCGCATCGTTGTCCGGGAGTGGGTGGGGCTTGTGCTCTTGGGGTGGCAGCTTCCCGTCGGGTTTCCGCTCACCACCTACTTCTATCCTCATAGCGTGAGCTTTGGTGGCGCTATCGACAGCGTGAACCTGCCGCCAGATGTGGAGATCAGACTGGACCTGGTGCGGCAGTCGTTGGACCTTACACCTCACGCGTCGGGCATGCGCTTCTACAACGCCTACAACCCTGAAGGCGTGCTTGTGGATGGTGTGCCTGACACGCCGGTCAGCACCGTGGAAGCGCCCGGGCTCAACTGGGCCATGGTCACGGGGGAGCAGGGCACGATTGTCACTGTCACTAAGGTGCCTCGCCTTGGTTCCCAGCAGGGGCTCTACTACTGGGATAATGCCGCAGGCGGCTCGGCAGACGGTACGCATGAGTATCTTTTGGGTGGCGATACCGGCGATGGCGTCTCGTACGGCGACTTTGGCTACGTGTTTACTGGTGAGACCTTTCCCGTAGCGCTCAGCTTTGAGCTCACCTGCTACTTCCTGCCGGCATACCAGTCCCCTGCTGTCGCGGGGGCGCTCAAGGAGTGGGTGGAGACCGGCATGGCGGTGAACGTGCAGGCGCAGAGCTACCTGTCGGGCGTAGCCGCTGGGCAGGCGGACCGTGTCCCGTCGGCGTGGGCGCTCCACCAGAACTACCCGAATCCGTTCAATCCTGTGACAAGGCTGCAGGTGGAGCTGCCGGCGCGCGCCTCTGCCGAGCTCCAGATCGTCGATGGCACCGGCCACCAGGTGCGTCGCTTCAGGCTGAGCGGTGCGGGCGGGAGCAGGCAAGAGGTGGAATGGGACGGGCGCGACGAAGGCGGGGCGGAGCTGCCTTCCGGCGTGTACCTGGCAGTGCTGCGCACGGAGGGTGGCACCCTGGTGCGCAAGATGCTGCTGTTGCGCTAAGCTCGCGGGGTGCGGCGTTTCGAGTGAGGTGCCTATGAGCACGTGGAGAGTATGGGGTGTGGCCGCGGTGCTGCTGTGCGTGCTGTTGGTGGCGCAGGTCAGCGCGCAACAGCTCCATCAGGAGCGCCGGTATGAGCCGGTGGTGGTCAAGCACCGGGAGATGCCGATCTGGGAGGACCTGCCCATCGAGCAGCTGTACCTCTACGCCTACGATGCGTGGACCGGTGTCTGGCGGCCGATGCCCTTCCAGATCGATGAGGTCTACAACACTGAGGACCCGTGCAAGCCTGGGGTGGCGGAGGCCCACCGCGACTTTTACGTGCAGGTGGGGAGCGCCAACGTCATTGCCGCCGATGCGAACCCGGCCTTTGACTCCGATGACGAGCTCGTCTTTCTGGTGGGGGACATGGGCGACCGCGCCCCTGATGACGCCTGGCTCGACGACCCGGACGCGCGCCAGCACCGCCGCTGGGAGATTGCGGTCGCCGACCCAGTGAACCCCTCCTGGCGTTGCTACGCCTACCTCTACCAGTCTTCCACCCTGAACCTGCAGGTGCCTAACCCGTACGGCTTTGCCTTCGACCCGGTGCGGCAGGAGGTGCAGACGACCATGTACCGCCTCCGCCTCAGCTCCACTAATGGGATGGTAGAGGATGTGGCCATCAAACCTCCGTACGGCAGCGGCGTGGACTTTTTCGACACGCAGAAGATCCGCTTTGCCGGCTACATGGATGTTACCGGTCAGTCCATCTACGTCGGTCTTGGCGGGGCTCCAGCCGCGAATGAGCGTGACAACCTGCACGTGTACCAGGCACAGGAGGTGGGGCGCTACTACTTCGGCTACACTGCGCGACCGGTGGTGCGACTGGTGCGCACCGTTCGCCAGACGATCAAGTTCGGCGTGGTGGTGCTCCATGACATAGCGTTCTACGTCAAGGGCTACTTCTACCCGTTTTCCGCTGCCGTGGTGGGCGGCGCCAATTTGGATCCGGAGAAACTGAAGGCGGCGTTCAACACGGAGAACGACATCTACATCGAAATGGAACTCCTCCGTCAGTCGTGGGATTTCAACAGCAACGCCGTTGGCATGCGCTTCTACAACCGCTTCAATGACGGCGTGCCGATCGATGGCGTGCCGGACGCAGTGAACAGCCAGATCCAGCTGCCCATTCGAGAGTGGGGCCTGGTCACTGGCCCGCAGGGCAGCATGTTTACCCACGCTACTTTCCGCGACACCACCTGGCAGGGCATTGCCCTCTACTACCACGATAGCCAGCAGGGGGGCGTGGCCGATGGCACTGCTGGCGGCGACACCGGCGACGGCGTCTCCTACGGCGACTATGGCATGATCTTCCGCGGCAGCGGCCAGGATAGCGTGAACTTGGAGTTGGGTTTTGTCGCCTACTTTTTGCCGGCCAATTTGCCCCGCAGCGAGGCTGAGAAGCTGGCCTTTATCGTCCAGCACCCGGTCACGGTTTCGGCGCGGGCAGTGGCATATCCCAGCGGTGTGGCCACGCAAAATCCACAGGCGCCTGCGCAGTCTCGCCTCTTGCCCGCCTTCCCGAATCCTTCTCCCGGTGGCGTCAGACTGCGTTTTGAGGCCGCAGGGTATGAGCACCTGACCCTGACGGTGATGGACGTGGCCGGGCGTCTGGTGGCCACTGTTGCTGCCGGGGAGTTCGGCCCAGGCAGGCACGAGGTGTACTGGGACGGCCGCGACTCCCACGGGAACCTGGTCCCCCCGGGTATCTACACGTGCTGGTTGCGTGGCGGCGGGCGCTCCAGGAGCACCAAACTGCTACTTGTTCGCTGAACGGCCAGGTGGGGTGAGGCATGAGTATCCGCCGTGGTGGAGGCAGGGGCGTTGCGATCGCCAGCGCCGTCATTGGCGCGGCTGTCCTGCTAACTGGGCTCTCCTGTGAGGTCGAGCACGGCATTGCCCCGCTGCCGGGCATGGTGCGGGCAAGGGTGCTGTTCTACGGTGGACCACCGCCCAAGAACACGCAGGGCATCTACTTGGTTGTGGCCCCCAAGTTTCCGCCGCGCGCCATCAATGAGCTCTACCACAGCCCCAATAGCCTGCCCTTCAAATGGGATGCCGTCCGCGACACGGTGATGGCGGAGATGGCTCTCCCTTACGGCCATTACGAGGCCATCAGCCTGTGGTGGTACAACACCGAGACCAAGTCCAATCTTGCTGACGTGCTTGCCCTGCCTCTGGACGCCAGGAATAACCTCCTGCCCTTGGGATTCGATATCACCAAGGAGGAGCCGGTCTTTGCAATCGACCTGCGTGCCAATTGGAGCCGCGTTGACCGCGACGCGAGCATCGAGGGGACTCTCTACTTCAACGGGCCTTTCCCTGCGAACACGCTGGCCACGGCGGTTGCCGCCTATGTGCGCAAGCCTGAGGTGAATGTCGAGTATCTGACCCTGCTCAAGTCCATCGACTTTTCTGTGGGCACAGAATCCGACAACTTCGATGCCCAGAAGAACGCCTACCACTACGTGCTCCCGGTACGGCACGGGACGGTGGAGTACGTGGCTGTGTTCTGGCTGCCGGAGCGGGCCAGCTTGACTGA is drawn from candidate division KSB1 bacterium and contains these coding sequences:
- a CDS encoding T9SS type A sorting domain-containing protein, with the protein product MRWPKSVVVGACALFVAAAMPAFAQVAKTLDRPWQPVVVDANSFPQLHATPVAHLHLFAYHSQQAGGVWEPIPFQIDEKDSTDFFTFPHNQLFDGFDQLVFMVRDLGDQAPPEAWIDDVESRSHPRLAIEVADAADPTQRAWAYLYVSSAITTPAPDPYGASWHWVGPDSEWVETSSYAVGFAPSGLIGDARIKPEGGGSGVHLVDTQKLRMVGYFRYDGLAFNLGKSGNPPGNERDFFRRVPDSTRVLAGAVRIVVREWVGLVLLGWQLPVGFPLTTYFYPHSVSFGGAIDSVNLPPDVEIRLDLVRQSLDLTPHASGMRFYNAYNPEGVLVDGVPDTPVSTVEAPGLNWAMVTGEQGTIVTVTKVPRLGSQQGLYYWDNAAGGSADGTHEYLLGGDTGDGVSYGDFGYVFTGETFPVALSFELTCYFLPAYQSPAVAGALKEWVETGMAVNVQAQSYLSGVAAGQADRVPSAWALHQNYPNPFNPVTRLQVELPARASAELQIVDGTGHQVRRFRLSGAGGSRQEVEWDGRDEGGAELPSGVYLAVLRTEGGTLVRKMLLLR
- a CDS encoding DUF362 domain-containing protein; this encodes MTERPALSTVYFAPLRRQDPPAVVEGTLHRLCHKAGMRQVVAPKDYVAVKLHFGEEGNGTHLPPSLVPPIVSFIKECGGRPFLTDTCVLYRSPRNNAITHLELAHAHGFTLEATGAPVVMADGVFGDNEVAVPIPGKLFAEVSLAREAMRANALVVVSHVTGHVAAGLGATIKNLGMGMASRRGKLRQHSAMKPQVKPEACTGCGECVRWCPEQTIEMGDGVAFIASQGCIGCGECLTTCRFDAIRYDWKVAGDDLQRKIAEHALGAVIQRRDKVLCFNFIVSVTKDCDCLAVAQSPLFADIGVLASRDPVAIDKAALDLIAQRVGRPLHQMAYPKVDGMVQLAHAEAIGLGTTAYQLIEVR